One genomic segment of Nothobranchius furzeri strain GRZ-AD chromosome 10, NfurGRZ-RIMD1, whole genome shotgun sequence includes these proteins:
- the mmp11a gene encoding stromelysin-3, which yields MRTSLLMCCCVFALLSFRSMVGFPVRTGSRFKPAFEKFPDPRRRGKLPHTQDLMNEASLPSNTSWKRPRCGVPDFPAQKDFSYQGRNRQRRFVLHGGRFDKRDLTYRIVRFPWQMGEEKVRWVFREAVKIWSDVTPLTFTEVRSGKADIRIDFTSYYHGDNLPFDGPGGILAHAFFPKTHRQGDIHFDYDESWTLGNHMGTDLLQVAAHEFGHVLGLQHSRKPKTIMYEYYSFFYPLKLSEDDKQGIQYLYGAQPQVQVPPPTSPPPPPPLYPETNDIPPDVCETGFDAASMIRGELFFFKAGYVWRIRDPAGSKHLESGYPALASRHWKGIPEKIDAAFEDKSGNIWFFKGQNFWVFDAEKHVRGPESIRTWGLSISRIQAALRWGHDSNYNTYFFKSGSYWRFDPRQNRVESTHPRRMQDWSGIPNDVDAAFRDIHGYAHFIRGRQYWKFDPVGMNSLEGYPRYVGVDFFGCEHE from the exons GCCTTTGAGAAGTTCCCTGATCCGAGGAGGAGAGGAAAGCTTCCACATACTCAGGACTTGATGAACGAAGCGAGTTTGCCCTCCAACACCTCGTGGAAGCGACCTCGCTGCGGCGTTCCGGACTTCCCCGCCCAAAAGGACTTCAGTTATCAAGGGCGAAACCGCCAGAGACGCTTTGTGCTCCACGGAGGACGATTCGATAAGAGGGACCTCACCTACAG GATCGTCAGGTTTCCCTGGCAGATGGGCGAGGAAAAGGTACGCTGGGTTTTCCGGGAGGCAGTGAAAATCTGGAGCGATGTCACACCTCTCACCTTCACTGAGGTCCGGAGCGGGAAGGCCGACATCCGTATCGACTTCACCAG CTATTACCATGGAGATAACCTCCCGTTTGACGGCCCGGGTGGGATCCTCGCTCATGCTTTCTTCCCCAAAACTCACCGACAAGGCGACATTCACTTCGACTACGATGAGTCGTGGACTCTGGGAAACCACATGG GTACAGACCTTCTGCAGGTTGCTGCCCATGAATTTGGGCATGTCTTGGGCTTGCAGCACTCACGGAAGCCAAAAACCATCATGTACGAGTACTACTCCTTCTTCTACCCGCTGAAGCTGAGTGAAGATGACAAGCAAGGCATTCAGTATCTGTATGGAGCTCAACCTCAAGTCCAAGTCCCCCCGCCCacctctcctccacctcctccgccCCTCTACCCTGAGACCAACGACATTCCT CCCGACGTCTGTGAGACCGGCTTTGATGCGGCCTCTATGATCCGGGGGGAGCTGTTCTTCTTTAAGGCGGGGTACGTGTGGAGGATCAGGGACCCTGCAGGATCTAAGCATCTGGAGAGCGGGTACCCGGCCCTGGCCTCCCGCCACTGGAAGGGCATTCCCGAGAAGATCGATGCCGCCTTTGAAGACAAGTCGGGAAACATTTGGTTCTTTAAAG GTCAGAACTTCTGGGTGTTTGATGCCGAGAAGCACGTCAGAGGGCCTGAGTCCATCAGGACATGGGGTCTGTCCATATCCAGGATCCAGGCTGCACTTCGCTGGGGTCACGACTCCAACTACAACACCTACTTCTTCAAGTCGGGTAGTTACTGGAGGTTCGACCCCCGCCAGAACCGGGTCGAGTCCACCCACCCGCGCAGGATGCAGGACTGGAGCGGCATCCCCAACGACGTGGACGCTGCCTTCAGGGACATCCATG GCTACGCCCACTTTATCCGAGGACGCCAGTACTGGAAATTCGACCCGGTTGGGATGAACTCGTTGGAAGGCTACCCACGCTACGTCGGGGTGGATTTTTTTGGCTGTGAACACGAGTGA
- the smarcb1a gene encoding SWI/SNF-related matrix-associated actin-dependent regulator of chromatin subfamily B member 1-A yields the protein MALSKTFGQKPVKFQLEEDGDFYMIGSEVGNYLRMFRGSLYKRYPSLWRKLATVEERKKIVESSHDHGYTQLATSVTLLKASEVEEILDGNDEKYKAVSISTEPPAYLREQKAKRNSQWVPTLPNSSHHLDAVPCSTTINRSRLGREKKRTFPLCFDDHDPAVIHENATQPEVLVPIRLDMEIEGQKLRDAFTWNMNEKLMTPEMFAEILCDDLDLNPLAFVPAIASAIRQQIESYPTDSILEDQTDQRVIIKLNIHVGNISLVDQFEWDMSERENSPEKFALKLCSELGLGGEFVTTIAYSIRGQLSWHQRTYAFSENPLPTVEIAIRNTGDADQWCPLLETLTDAEMEKKIRDQDRNTRRMRRLANTAPAW from the exons ATGGCGCTGAGCAAAACGTTTGGACAAAAACCGGTGAAATTTCAGCTCGAGGAGGATGGGGACTTTTACATGATCGGTTCAGAG GTTGGAAACTACCTTCGTATGTTTAGAGGCTCCTTGTATAAACGCTACCCATCGTTATGGAGAAAACTGGCAACAGTGGAAGAGCGAAAGAAAATAGTGGAGTCGTCACACG ATCACGGCTACACTCAGCTGGCCACCAGCGTGACGCTGCTGAAGGCCTCAGAGGTCGAAGAGattctggatggaaatgatgaaAAGTACAAAGCTGTGTCGATCAGCACTGAGCCCCCCGCCTACCTCAG GGAACAGAAAGCCAAGAGGAATAGTCAGTGGGTTCCAACGCTACCTAACAGTTCCCACCACCTGGATGCAGTCCCCTGCTCCACCACCATCAACCGCAGCCGGCTGGGCCGGGAAAAGAAGAGGACCTTCCCTCTGTG CTTTGATGACCACGATCCAGCTGTGATCCATGAAAATGCCACCCAGCCCGAAGTCCTTGTCCCGATCCGCCTGGACATGGAGATCGAGGGTCAGAAGCTCCGAGATGCTTTCACTTGGAACATGAACG AGAAACTCATGACGCCAGAGATGTTTGCGGAGATCTTGTGTGACGACCTGGACCTGAACCCACTGGCGTTCGTTCCTGCCATCGCCTCGGCCATCCGACAGCAGATCGAGTCATACCCGACAGACAGCATCCTGGAGGACCAAACGGACCAGAGGGTGATCATCAAG CTGAACATCCACGTGGGGAACATCTCTCTGGTGGACCAGTTTGAGTGGGACATGTCGGAGAGGGAAAACTCGCCGGAGAAGTTTGCTCTGAAGCTGTGCTCGGAGCTCGGCCTGGGCGGAGAATTTGTCACCACCATCGCCTACAGCATCCGAGGTCAGCTGAGCTGGCACCAGAGGACCTACGCCTTCAG TGAGAACCCGCTGCCCACTGTGGAGATTGCCATCAGAAACACAGGTGATGCTGACCAGTGgtgtcctctgctggagaccctgACAGACGCAGAGATGGAGAAGAAGATCAGAGACCAGGACAGAAACACCAG GCGAATGAGGCGTCTGGCGAACACGGCACCAGCGTGGTAG